Genomic segment of Populus nigra chromosome 14, ddPopNigr1.1, whole genome shotgun sequence:
GTTTACATACTCCCTTGTCTTGGGATGGTAAGGATTACATATCGCCAGTTTATTTATTCTCCGGGTCCAGTTAAATTTACTGATAGTCACATGTGCTTTGTCTGGGCCAACCACTTTTGCGTTTTAGGGATTCCATCTTCTTATTCACTTTGTCACAGCTTTAACTGTGCAATTTAGAAATTTTCGGATATGTTTGTGTCTGGAGATTGGCTCTAAGCCCCAGGAAGCAATCCCATATTGCCAGAAGGCTATATCAGTTTGCAAGGCACGGTTGCAGCGACTCATCAATGAACTAAAGAGTTCTGGAGAATCAGCCACAACACCAGCTATTTCTGAATCAGACGAGGGTGTCCAGCAGTTGTCTAACACGCAGGCTGATAAATCTGTGACTGATAAAGAAGCAGAGATTGAAACGCTTACTGGCCTGTCTGGGGAGCTGGAAAAGAAGGTAAGTGCTGCTAGTCTCTGTGCAAGTGTTAGAATTTCATGTAAACCATCCTAAGTTAAACTGTGCATCTTTGTATTTTCAGCTTGAAGATCTACAACAGCTGGTCCTGAACCCAAAGTCCATTCTCTCAGAAATCCTGGGAATGGTAGCTGCTAAGGGAAAGGGAGGCGAGAAGAGTGTTTTTCCAAATGCCATGAGCTCTTCTCAGATGGGTACTGCTACTAGCAGTGGAGGTTTTGACTCGCCAACCATTTCTACTGCTCACACAAATGGGGCTTCTGGAGTCACAGATCTTGGTGTCGTCGGAAGAGGAGTTAAGCGAGTTTTGACCAGTACAGGTTCGACTGGATCAAGCCCAGTGAAGAAACCTACTCCTGATCCCTCGTCAGACAAAGGGGATGGAAAAACCTTTTAGCGGTTCTGAATTTAAATGGTCAGTGATTTGATGATCATAGTGCAAGCTGCTAAAGATTCTAGCACGACCAAATATAACCATTCAAATATCGATGTCATGGGTCCTTGAGGGCTGCTGGATTGGTCCTACTTGGTGACTGCTGTATAGAGCAGTGTTAATGCGCTATCTGCCATGTAGGTGGCAGTAACTTTCCTATATTATTTCTGTGATATGACTTTGGAGAGCAGTACTCTTTTAGCATCTTGTAAAAGCTTTGCCTATATTTCAGTTATACTAACACACTTCATTAATTTTGGGAAGAAATGGACCGTTTTAATCCATATTTGATACCATTACCATCCATATTTGATATCCATTTTGGGAGAGGATATCTGCTCTTAAAACTTTACTTTCGAGGCCATGGTTGCTGTCAGCAATGGATGATTGCTGGAAACCTATTGCTCCGGACTCCATAATCCTCCGTTGTGAGGAATGGAAATTATAGCAGCTCTAGTTGCGATAATTTTTGAAGTCATTTAGGGATATGGTTTGAGCCTGCAAGATTCTCTTCGTGGGTTGAACATGGTGTCTGGTCAGATGAAACAGAGCTATGTGGTTGTCATTGGGAAACCACTTTGTTGGATTAGTGGATTATGTTATTAAGTTATACTCTAAAAGGCGTGGGGAAACTACTGCAGCTTCCGCACgccttttatttattaatatattatattattataatattatattatattataaaaatatttttattttgtttttttattttgtttttttatttgatttaatttgttaatgttaattttttttaattagttatcagattttcatgatacaATTTctgagtttgatgggttaacctgatttgacgagttatcctggattttttttctttttaattaatttttttcgtttagtttagtttgttaatgttaaatttttttctatttaattatcagattttcataacATGTATCCTGAGCTTGatgagttaacttggtttgatgggttaatccagttaattctgggtaaacccgtcaattttttttaaaaaaactttcatgacgcgaatcccaagttttacgggttaacttgatttgaagggttaacttaattaattcagatttttttttcttcattagtttttttttcctgttggtttttttctttgtttttttctttttaattaatctatttaattatcacacttttatgacacgaccttatagcCAAACTCACATCCAATATTCTTGGGTCCGGTGTTGCAGCCAGGCTTACTTAAACTTgaatcatgcaagtttaatgttattataaatattataaatattacttttaaatcaatcgttgcagccaaacccaagactcttaggtatagctttgcagaaaaacctaacacttttaaattttagtttttttatatattttttatgcaaaaaaaaactcgcgacatcgcgcgggtcatgtaactacTACTAGAATGATGCCTAGTGGGGGTTTCGCactaatgtaaaaataaatagtcaagtgataataattaaaatcaatttgaattaacttaattaatcataaaGTTTAAGGCTCACTAATCTAAAATCAAATgaatcaatttcaaataaagATATATCAAAGATAGAAAAAAGTTGAGTAAAATTAGGAACCCACCATCATATGAtatttggatgaaaaaaaattaaattaaaaaaaacagaaaaaaaataaagttaaatcaataaaaaaaacatgaaaaaaactgaGTCAGCCCAAATTAACTCGACTAAACCACACCTGAATAACCCAAGTAATAATGTGATGCTAGGAACCTGGTTATTAAACCCGACCTGGTAGTTAGACTGGTCCGagtttaataaaagaccggcCGGGGCAACAACCTGGCAAAACCTGGTCAACCCATGACCCGGGCGACCTGGACGAACCCAAACGAGAcccggtgtttttttttttaatgtaagatttgaaacccattagtatatatactctatgttcccaagaaaaaaagttatgttttttcaacgtgggataaattttttttttgtttaaatactttaacttaaaagcttaacataatatttttttaatgtgggataaaaaactttttaaaatatttttttaaacttcattatttaccatatatatagcctatatttacattgattttttttaaaaaagtttcatataaaatattaaaattttaaatatttttttaatttttccagattAATTCGGGTTGACTCATAAAACCCGAGACTCAGCTTTTTAATCAGGTTAATTTTCAAACCGGTTTTCATAACTATGCCGGGAATGAAGATGAGGACCATCGCTGGTAATAACTCCTGATtgtgatatatttattttctaacctttctatataattttagaaacacaatttttttttaaaaaaaattcctttgtGTTTTTCATAAATCATTACTGAAAATGCATATATATTCAATGTCCTCATAGCTTTAACCGGCATATACTCTTGTATTTTTCAAGATGTAGAGCATTAATGATGCTTTCCCAGCATTATTCTAGGGTAAAGGTTTATTCTCCTCACACTTTACAGGTGTacgtgaaaatattaaaaattattttttaaaatatatttttaatattaacatattaaaacgattaaaaataataaaaataataaaataataataaaaaaaaaaactcccaaACACCTAGTACGTATGCTTGCTACCGTGGCGGGGGATCATCAAAAGCAAGATAAGTGGGAAAGAAAGGAATTAAATTCTCTAATTTCTAGTTTGcttattttatatgatatttagaattattgtaattgaattcaactccaaatatcaaatcaattctttagtttagaatttttttaaagtattgatttgaattttatttgaaattaaaataaccaaacataaattaaatgaaaaacccTCTACAATAATTCCCTttgaattaacattaaaaataatattttaaaaacaccctTAAGAACACTATTAATTTCTCAAGAGTTTTGGAAATTTCGTCCTCAGGAAGCATTCGCATGAGCAAtggtaaaataactaaatcGTAATTATTGTCTTCTAGCCTGCACATTTTGTGTTTCTAGAAGGTATCTTATGCCATCACAGTGGCAACTTTGTTTACCTTACAGTATAAGAGAAATTAGGAAGCAGCATCGATAACATACAAGTTCTTGCGTCCTAAACAACTAAAACGTCCATGGAGGACTGCAACATGGCAACGCGCAAGCAAATTAGCAGTGATTATTCCTGCGGTGGGTGGGGCAACGACCTCCCCGCGGGCGAAGATAAGGGAAAGCACTGCAAGAGCAAGTCGTCGCCGGGGTGTGTCATCCTTACCGAGGAGACAGCTGCCGAGCAACAACCACATAGAGCTTTACCAGGTTCAGCTACCAAGGCTGCAGGTATATCTGCAACTTTTGCAGTGAATTATACTAGAAACCTATTCAAATGGTTAATTTCTTCTAAatatctttgttgtttttttagatggAAGGCATCAGCGCAGATGGTGTTGTGTTTAGGTACGTATTTTAATGACATTGCATTGTTTATCATACTTTATATGTTAGATTATGCGTGCAATTAGTGACTCATCCAAGATTTTTATCCCCCaattttttgatcattttttatacaaatcaatttattctatgccttttcttttcctgttaTCTTGGGGATATAAAATCTGCCAAGTAAAAGGTCTCCTGATGTTGCTTTCCTGTTGCAGCCACTCGGAACTCCTAAGGATGCATGCTGGGGAGAGAGCACTACGTTACAATAAAGAGTCATGTTGTGTTTGTGCATGAAGAATGGATACCGTTGCTTGCTCCTACCATTTTCGTCCAAGCTCTGCTATATATCTTCTGATTATGGTCAATGTTGCATCGGGCAACCTGggttttctcttattttcttttctgaatGTATGGAGTAATTAATAAAGAATCAAACTTAACTACTCTCCAGGGTTTAATTTGTAAGGTTTTTGGATGATCTTGTCATGGGTTTTGTGCtgtgcaatctttttttttaaaaaaaacaaagcattaaTGGGTGTGAGACAGAGAACTTGAAATTTAAGTGGCCATGCGAGGTTCTAGGGAAGATGAAGGTGCCCTCGCCTCGAGGTGGTGGGAGGAGGTAGCGCTTGTGATATTCTCATTTCTCGAAGTAAATAAAGATCAAGGATgttaaaattgtgattttaacatggtataaaaattaaaaaacaaactcgaattataaaattataaaattttttaaaatatattaacaaaaaaataattcaattcaattaaacaGTCCATTTATACTGTGAGTGTGGAAAGAAATAATCAAAGTCTATCATAAGAAGTAGTTAAAATTAAGGGCAAATCCAAACCTAGTCATCCTCAATACAATTAATTAGTCATGGCCTTCATTTATTTTGAATCTTCTCCTGCTGGTTCTGGTCGCATATGCATGGTTTAGATAAAAGAAATATCGTGACTTccacctttaaaaaataattagaggaTTATCCTCCCCTCTTTGATGAACAACAATTTCTTGTTTCCTTAGATAACTGGAATTGCATGCGTCATGGTGTTACAtgtaaatatcattaaaattgCATATTAAGAAATTTGATATGTGCTATAGTAAGCATGTAACTTAACTATACAGTTTaatacaaaggaaaaaaaggggtaaaagacatggaatttatttatttatttatagtcatttatgattattatttctaacgctttgaaaaactaaagaatTCAGACCTTTCCTTTTTGTAAACTAAAACTTTAGACCTTTTCCTTTCATAaggcgcatatatatatatatatatatatatatatatatatatatatatatatatatatatatgtgatagCAGCAGTCCAACGATTGATAATGGAAAAGTTTACAAGAACACGTACGTGAGACTAAGTTTGGACTCCACACTCCACAGTATAAATGGacagaaaaacattcaaaatcatttcatcaattccatttaattcattccatcaattcaattcaaggaatagaaaaacattataaatatacAGATTACATGACCGGCAAAATCAACATACAATTACAGGGCAAAATCAAAAGCTGTAATTACAGGGGAATATACAATTACAGGGCAAAATCAACTTTTggagttttatattttgaaggtaAAATCAACATACGATGAAGAGAAGCCGTTAATGATAAAGACTGAATGGCTGCCGGTGAAGAGGAGCGATGTCCTTGAGCGCAAGAGGACTAGAAAACACAAAGAACACGAACAATTGTGTGTCCATAACGAAGCAgcttgttattaaaaataaattttttaaaaaataataatattttgttgaattttcgagcaattttttcttaaaaaaacaatatttatcacTGTTACAAATACCTGTCGGTCCGGCAAGTGAGGTCTAactgtttgttttctttctttgcatAGCCACTATTTCTCCCATTACCATAACCATCACCGTCCCTGTCGCTTTAAGcctaaagttttttaattatttgatcatTATCACACTACTCACTAATcacatcctcttcttcttcttcttttttctttcattcaatTTCAATGTCTTCCTTGTGGATAGTGGAAACCCTCCTTCCATCCTTTTCTTCCCTTTCCTGGACTGTATAATTCCCTGTTTATGATTGAAATCACatcctcttctctctctttttttccattcaATTTCAATATAAGCTCCGATTCATGCCTTGCATCTCAGTCGGGCAGACATTGTTATGGTGTTGTAGCCTGCTAATTGGTGAACCATCTAAGAGGGGCTTGTCTTGTGTCTTCTATACTTTTCGTCCACTTTCAACTCTTTTGATTAGGATATTATTAGCctcaaaaaagagaaaaataaaggacCCAAATGATTATCAAATCCAATTATTCTATCATCTTTCTCTTGATTTGCTGTGAACAACTTTGGTAggataatcattttttatttaacttggttttatctacgaaaacaattataaatcaaaatcagtTCTAATTGATCGATTTcgattaagttattttatattacaaaCTGAAACTCAACCAAATGATTTCGAtttgatttagttattttatattaaaaacaaaaatctattttgtttttttagtttttttttggactttCTGATGGATTGGTTTCGGTTTAGTTAAGGTTTTCAGTTTTagacttataaaatcaaaactgaatccaaactaaatattttttttaaatattctaattagtttaatctgtttttttttcatggtttggtttttttttgttttggtttaatcgattttttattCACCCCTATCCATAGATATCTTCTAAGAATTGTTTATATCTTCATAtcggtttctttttaaaatattttttattttaaatatattaaaataatattttttattttaatattaacacaccAAGATAAGATAATCTGaatacacaaaaaaattgaaacaaagaaaaaaataaaacaaaagtatttttgaaatataaaaacaaacaaactgataatgtgaaatatatatataaaaaataattataaaaaataagaattaaatttaatgagataAAATGCTTAGGGACAGGCGAGAAAAAAAGGAGGGAAAGTTAATCGTTGTGAATTGTCATGAATATCACCACGACCACCACCTCATCAATTGCGTCATCACCATACATTTTAGACGATATAGAGGTTGAATGTTTTTTGCCACCGTATGACACCACATGCCCCCAACTACTTGCCGGAACATTCATTGCACgtgctaattgtttttttattaatattttgtatttgttaaaaGAATGGATTGCCTCTTATTCAAGTTGATTATAACTGAAAaaccattataaaaatacaaatatacctcctttataattttaaattttttacctttaagagcaatataattattttattgtgtcaaataaaataaaaaaccaaaaaacctttGAACGGCATCTTTAAAATAGTTGCCTTCAAGAATACTGCAGCAATTTAACTACAATACCCTTGTGtgtcaatttaactttttttaatttaagcaataaataaattattttatcattaaaaaaaatataaaaaaaattgattctactctatgaaaatacaattttgCACCATAAGTCTGACATCTGTAACTGGTTGTGACGATGAAGgacaaaaacagtaaaaaactaatctttttagttttgtttattaatgatcttcttttcttttttaattatggaaCAGCAGCAACCTTAGATGGAAGTGTGATTCCATCATCACGTTGCAGTTGGGAATTGTGGCTGAAAGGAGCTGATAATGTGAAGTCAAATTAGAGGCTGCGCCACCACAAGTAATAAGTGATGCTAGGAATGAAGATGAGGACCATCGCTGGTAATAACTcatgattatgatattttttttattttttttctaacatttctttataattttagaaacaCAAATTCCTTTGTGATTTTCATAAATCATTACTGAAAATGCATATATATTCAATGTCCTCATAGCTTTAACCGGCATATGCTCTTGTATTTTTCAAGATGTAGAGCATTAATGATGCTTTCCCAGCATTTATTCTaggttaaagttaattttattccGGGTAGTTGAGATAacaatagtaatttttaaaaaagtatttttttatttaaaaatgtattaaaatattattatttttttatttttaaaattttatttttaatattaatacatcaaaatcataaaaaaacaaaaaatcaacttttttaaaaaacatgatttaacaataCGTATACTTGCTTTCGTGGCTGGCATCATCAAAAGCAAGATAAGAGGGAAAGAAAGGAATTAAATTCTCTAATTTCTAGTTTGCTTATTTAATATGCTATTTAGAATTActggaattgaattcaattccaaATATCAAATCAGTTTTAAAGTTCAGAATCTTTTTTTAAGAGTATTGATTTAAATTGCtaaaacataaccaaacattaaaaagaagatTTCTAAAACACCCTTAAGAACACTATTAATTATTCAAGAGTAATGGAAATTTCGTCCTCAGGAAGCATTCGCATGAGCAATTAAtggtaaaataactaaatcGTAATTATTGTCTTCTAGCCTGAACGTTTTGTGTTTCTAGAAGGTATCTTATGCCATCACAGTGGACACTTCGTTTACCTTACAGTATAAGAGAAAGGAAGCAGCATCGATAACATACAAGTTCTTGCGTCCACAACAACTAAAACCATGTGCTACAAAGTAACGTGCAAGCAATGCAATAAATATTCCTGGGGTGGGTGTGGCAACCACCTCACCGCCGTCTATGCGGGCATAGAGAAGGGAAAGCACTGCACGTGCAAGCCATGGCCGGGGGTTGTCATCCTTACGGAGGAGACAGCTGCCGAGCAACAACCATATAGAGCTTTATCGGCTAATTCAGCTACGAAGGCGGCTGCAGGTATATCTGCAACTTTTGCAGTGAATTATACTAGAAGCCTATTCAAATGGTTAATTTCTTGTAAATATCttgattgtaattattttttagatgcaAGGCCTCATCGCAGATGGTGGCGTGTCTAGGTCAGTATTTTAATGACATTAATTGCGTTGCTTATCATACTAGATATGTTGGATTATGCGTGCAATTAGTGACTCATCCAAGATTTTAATCCCCCATTTTTTTAATGGTGGCACGCATGAATTCTGTATTATCTACAAATTTTATTGTCAGCAATAGCTTTGCAGCTAATGGGATTTCATGATCTTTGTATCAGATTCAAGGTATCAAGTAGATAATGTTAAGAGCTATACATATGGTTAGGTCTCATATAAttttctcatttatatttaagtaTTCTTGCATCATGTTATACGTATCTAAAATTGCATGCATCGTCTCCATGTATTGATTactgtgattgatttttttttttttatataatcagttCATTATTGTAGTAGTTGAAACTGAGATCATCATCAATGGTGGTTACCGAACATGGAATCTTGGCTTTATATTCAATTATTAACGGGACATGAtgtgatataaaaaaagaaggaaaaggatttaatcttttgattattttttatacacatcaatttatttcatgccttttcttttcctgttaTCTTGGGGATATAAAATCTGCCAAGTAAAAGGTCTCCTGATGTAGCTTTCCTGTTGCAGTCACTCGGAACTCCTAAGGATGAATGCTGGGGAGAGAGCACTACGTTACAATAAAGAGTCATGTTGTGTTTGTGCATGAATAATGGATACCGTTGCTTGCTCCTACGTTCCATTTTCGTCCAAGCTctgctatatatatatcttctgaTTATGGTCAATGTCGCATCGGGCAACCTGggttttctcttattttcttttctgaatGTATGCAGTAATTAATAAAGAATCAAACTTAACTACTCTCTAGGGTTTAATTTGTAAGGTTTTTGGATGATCTTGTCATGGGTTTTGTGCTgtgcaatctttttttaaataaaaaaacaaaaccagttGCCTTTTGAGAGGCAACAGCAAAGCATTAATGGGTGTGAGACAGAGAACTTGAAATTTAAGTGGCCATGCGAGGTTCTAGGGAAGATGAAGGTGCCCTCGCCTCGAGTTGGTGGGAGGAGGTAGCGCTTGTGATATTCTCATTTCTCGAAGTAAACAACAATGTGACCCACCTACCTTATATAGCCCAAGAGCATAATAGCCTGACCTAGGCAAATATTTGGCTTGGATCTTGCTGTCCTTGAGCGCCACAGGACTAGAAAACACCAAGAACACGGACAATTGTGTGTCCATAACGAAGCAGCTTGCTACCATTCTGTTGTGTATTTTGTCTAATGATTAGTCATCAAAGCATGTGAATGTAAGAAACAAAGGGCTCCATAAGTCCACTTTTACAAAGCAATTATCCATTTTACCCCTTCCCTTTCAAAATCCATTCAATCAAAATCCATTCAGCTGCAATTATTTTCTCCAGTGTGTGTTTGCGAACACggtacaataattttttaagaaatttttaattttttttgcttgaagttaattttaatattttttataattatttaatatgctggtattaaaaataaatattttaatatatatatatattattttaattaatttctaaaaaaaatattttaaaaaacaatatatataactGTTCCAAACACCCCTGTTCAAATGAGGTCTGcctgtttattttatttctttccatGGCCACTATTTCTGCCATCATTGTCCTTCTATGtctaaagttttttaattatttgatcatTACCACACTACTCACTAATcacatcctctttttttttttttttttccttcctttctttcaatttcaatgtCTTCCATCTTTTCCCTCCCTTTCCTGGACTGCATTCTTCCCTGTTTATGATTGAAATcacatcctctttttttttttcattcaatttcaatatataatttatctatttttaaaaaaataaaaaatactttaaaacataACTACAAAGTTAATTAAACTGAGACTCAAGCTCTTAATGtcaacctaaaccctaaacccactTCTAGttcataaagaataaaattcaaCTACTAAATGTGGTCATCTGTGAAACTTGATCAGAGTTTCAACCAAATGCCAACACGTGTCCTTCTTAAGTTCATAAAGCTTTattttaaatccaaaatattaagAACTTAATGATGTTTAATGAGACCAAAAATTAGTAACCACGTGGACCTCGTTGTTGTGGTCAAAGCCACAAATGTGAAATGTGACTCTTAGACAGTTCAAATTTAGCTACTGCAACCAGCAGAAACATTTTTGCTTCTTACTGCCATATCAGTCATTATTATAAAACCTAGCTAATTCAAAGCTGCATACTTACTTAAATTGAATCTTGTCGGAATTTTTGGCCGAACCAGTTTAATATAAAACCCAATTTGAATTAACTATTAGCTTGACTGGTCAATAAATTGACCAACCAAGCCGAGTAGAATGAATTCAGGTATGTTTAAAAAGTGTTTCAATcggagttttttaaaaatttgatttttattttgtttttttctttttcaaattaattattttagtgtttttaaattggtttaacatactaatatattttaaaataaaaaatactttaaaaacaatagTTATCACTGCCCTAAACACCCCGGAACATCGCAAATATTAGGTGTTGATTGATGAGGACATTTATGGTATAACGATTCTCAGTCAAGTCATCAATATGGTCATAAATGAAGGTATGGTGAGACGGCAGATATGATGCCCTAATTGAAAGTGAGCGCCATGTTTTCAGACCTGGATTTCAAGAAGTGGAGAACCATTACTATCAACAAGCtaagaaattcaagaaaatcagCCAAAATTGAAATTGTGGAGTTGTTTGCCTCTCTTTTCATGTGGGTCATCGTCTCCATGTGACCATTTATTCCTGCATAAAATCACAGGATGAATCTTAAGTATGGACCcccatttattaatttaatcttgGACAGCATATATTTCAAAATTCCTCCCTCTCAAGCGTCCCTATCGGGTTAAG
This window contains:
- the LOC133672562 gene encoding uncharacterized protein LOC133672562; amino-acid sequence: MPGMKMRTIAASITYKFLRPKQLKRPWRTATWQRASKLAVIIPAVGGATTSPRAKIRESTARASRRRGVSSLPRRQLPSNNHIELYQVQLPRLQMEGISADGVVFSHSELLRMNAGERALRYNKESCCVCA